From the genome of Paraburkholderia aromaticivorans, one region includes:
- a CDS encoding MATE family efflux transporter yields MLADVRKIAGLAWPVLIGQLAIIAFGVIDTAMVGRYSAVDLAALGLGSSIYISVYIGLTGILTALQPITAQLYGARRYSEIGEEVRQALWLALALTVIGFLILFFPGPVLHLARVPEALHDRTVAYLRILAFGLPAGLAFRVYSSVTNAVGKPRLVMILQIGALLLKVPLNTWFIFGGLGVPALGGPGCALASTTINWGLAMLGMVLLTRVDVFQPFAIFARFCWPVWRRQAAQLRLGIPMGLSYLIEVTSYTFMALFIARFGTTTLAGHQIAGNIGAVLYMTPLSIGIASSTLVAQALGAHRPEAARTLSRHGIMMAVAIACCYAAIVLALRPFIIEGYTPNAQVVAAALPLVLIVACYHLFDALQITTAFVLRAYKVAVVPTVIYAVALWGVGLGGGYMLGFNVSGVTPEWLTGARGFWVANTASLAIAGIGLLMYWRVVSKRYLHADPALRVDSTA; encoded by the coding sequence ATGCTCGCCGACGTACGGAAAATCGCCGGCCTCGCATGGCCCGTGTTGATCGGCCAACTGGCGATCATCGCGTTCGGCGTGATCGACACGGCGATGGTCGGCCGCTACTCCGCGGTCGATCTGGCCGCGCTCGGTCTTGGCTCGTCGATCTACATTTCCGTCTACATCGGCCTGACCGGCATTCTGACCGCGCTGCAGCCGATCACCGCGCAACTCTACGGCGCGCGCCGCTACAGCGAAATCGGCGAGGAAGTTCGTCAGGCCCTGTGGCTCGCGCTGGCGCTGACCGTGATCGGCTTCCTGATCCTGTTCTTCCCCGGTCCCGTGCTGCATCTGGCGCGCGTGCCCGAAGCGCTGCACGACCGCACGGTCGCCTACCTGCGGATTCTGGCTTTCGGCTTGCCGGCCGGCCTCGCTTTTCGCGTCTACAGTTCGGTCACCAACGCCGTCGGCAAACCGCGGCTCGTGATGATCCTGCAAATCGGCGCGCTGCTGCTCAAGGTGCCGCTCAATACGTGGTTCATCTTCGGCGGGCTCGGTGTGCCGGCGCTGGGCGGCCCCGGTTGTGCGCTCGCCAGCACCACGATCAACTGGGGGCTCGCCATGCTCGGCATGGTGTTGCTGACGAGGGTCGACGTATTCCAGCCGTTCGCGATCTTCGCGCGCTTCTGCTGGCCGGTCTGGCGGCGCCAGGCGGCGCAACTGCGGCTGGGCATTCCAATGGGCCTGTCCTACCTGATCGAAGTCACCTCGTACACGTTCATGGCGCTCTTCATCGCGCGCTTCGGCACGACGACGCTCGCCGGTCACCAGATCGCCGGCAATATCGGCGCGGTGCTGTATATGACGCCGCTGTCGATCGGCATTGCTTCGTCGACGCTGGTCGCGCAGGCGCTCGGCGCGCATCGCCCGGAAGCGGCGCGCACGCTCTCGCGTCACGGCATCATGATGGCCGTGGCGATCGCCTGCTGTTACGCCGCGATCGTGCTGGCGCTGCGGCCTTTCATCATCGAAGGCTACACGCCGAATGCGCAGGTGGTGGCGGCGGCCTTGCCGCTGGTATTGATCGTCGCGTGCTATCACCTGTTCGACGCCTTGCAGATCACCACCGCGTTCGTGCTGCGCGCGTACAAGGTGGCGGTCGTGCCGACCGTGATCTACGCAGTGGCGCTGTGGGGCGTGGGGCTCGGCGGCGGCTATATGCTCGGCTTCAACGTGAGCGGCGTGACCCCGGAATGGCTGACTGGCGCGCGCGGCTTCTGGGTGGCGAATACCGCGAGTCTGGCGATTGCCGGCATCGGCCTGTTGATGTACTGGCGGGTGGTGAGCAAGCGGTATTTGCATGCCGATCCGGCGCTTCGGGTCGATTCGACGGCTTGA
- a CDS encoding carboxymuconolactone decarboxylase family protein translates to MDHAHTDRYTRGWDKLKEIDGSAGEQVIAALAPIAPEFGRLLIEFGFGDIYSRPQLDLRAREIATIASLATLGCAQPQLKVHIEAALNVGCSREEIVEVFMQMALYAGFPAALNALFAAHEIFERHDRASGDAQSVKSEQRLEAHAG, encoded by the coding sequence ATGGACCACGCACACACCGACCGCTACACCCGAGGCTGGGACAAACTGAAGGAAATCGACGGCTCGGCCGGCGAGCAGGTGATTGCCGCCCTCGCGCCGATCGCGCCGGAATTTGGCCGACTGCTGATCGAATTCGGCTTCGGCGATATTTACAGCCGCCCGCAACTCGATCTGCGCGCGCGAGAGATCGCGACGATTGCGTCGCTCGCCACGCTCGGCTGCGCGCAGCCGCAGCTGAAGGTGCATATCGAGGCGGCGTTGAACGTCGGCTGCTCGCGCGAGGAGATCGTCGAGGTGTTCATGCAAATGGCGCTCTATGCGGGCTTCCCGGCGGCATTGAATGCGCTGTTTGCCGCCCATGAGATTTTCGAGCGGCATGATCGGGCGTCTGGCGACGCGCAATCTGTGAAGTCGGAGCAGAGGCTGGAGGCCCACGCCGGTTGA
- a CDS encoding MerR family transcriptional regulator, which yields MSNISKALTIGHVAETTGVSTHTLRYYEQAGLIRAVGRTQAGHRLYSPADLDWLQFLMRLKATGMPIAGMQAFAALRAQGQPTVDARREMLVAHRDAVLARIAELQVNLGAIVDKIAHYEAAGRAGAADHSTRQTDETQAHSHSQKDSPWTTHTPTATPEAGTN from the coding sequence ATGTCGAATATCTCTAAAGCGCTCACCATCGGGCATGTAGCCGAAACGACCGGCGTATCGACGCATACGCTGCGCTACTACGAACAGGCCGGATTGATTCGCGCAGTCGGCCGCACGCAGGCCGGGCATCGCCTGTATTCGCCTGCCGATCTCGACTGGTTGCAGTTCCTGATGCGGCTCAAGGCGACCGGCATGCCGATCGCCGGCATGCAGGCGTTCGCGGCATTGCGCGCACAAGGTCAGCCGACCGTGGACGCGCGCCGCGAGATGCTGGTGGCGCATCGGGATGCGGTTTTGGCGCGAATCGCCGAGTTGCAGGTCAATCTCGGCGCGATCGTCGACAAGATCGCGCACTACGAGGCGGCCGGGCGCGCAGGCGCCGCGGATCATTCGACACGACAGACCGACGAAACCCAGGCGCATTCACATTCGCAAAAGGACTCACCATGGACCACGCACACACCGACCGCTACACCCGAGGCTGGGACAAACTGA